A DNA window from Streptomyces asoensis contains the following coding sequences:
- a CDS encoding NAD(P)/FAD-dependent oxidoreductase, whose amino-acid sequence MTGNTRVVVIGGGYAGVMAANRLTGRDDVTVTLVNPRSDFVHRVRLHQLVGGSDDAVVAYRDVLAERVRLVVDTATRIDAAGRSVTLAADGTLDYDYLVYAAGSGSAGPSVPGAAEFAYPISTLEEARRLRPALEAAAATAPVTVVGAGPTGIETAAELAEQGRRVTLACGGVLGPYLHTRGRRSVAKRLAALGVTVLDGSGSQVTAVTRDTVRLADGRELPSEVTVWTAGFGVPDLAARSGLSTDSLGRLLTDETLTSVDDARIVAAGDSAAPSGLPLRMSCLNAMPLGARAADTVLGRLAGEQPDGIHQSFYAQCVSLGRGAGIYQFANRSDVAVWLHIDDSLGAKVKELICKSIPKHLSDEARKPGSFRLHRIPGGAAKRRQLLRAHRAEAPAPAGKVV is encoded by the coding sequence ATGACTGGGAACACGCGTGTGGTCGTGATCGGCGGCGGTTACGCGGGCGTGATGGCCGCGAACCGGCTGACAGGGCGCGACGACGTGACCGTGACGCTGGTCAACCCGCGCTCCGACTTCGTCCACCGGGTCCGCCTGCACCAGCTGGTGGGCGGGTCCGACGACGCGGTCGTCGCCTACCGGGACGTCCTGGCCGAGCGCGTCCGGCTGGTGGTCGACACCGCGACCCGGATCGACGCGGCCGGGCGCAGCGTGACCCTGGCGGCCGACGGCACGCTCGACTACGACTACCTGGTCTACGCCGCGGGCAGCGGGAGCGCCGGACCGAGCGTGCCGGGAGCCGCCGAGTTCGCCTACCCGATCTCCACGCTGGAGGAGGCCCGGCGGCTGCGTCCGGCCCTCGAAGCCGCCGCCGCGACCGCCCCCGTGACCGTGGTGGGCGCCGGTCCCACCGGCATCGAGACCGCCGCCGAGCTTGCGGAGCAGGGCCGCCGGGTGACCCTGGCCTGCGGTGGCGTGCTCGGACCGTACCTGCACACCCGGGGCCGCCGCTCGGTCGCCAAGCGGCTCGCCGCGCTCGGTGTGACGGTCCTCGACGGCTCCGGCTCGCAGGTGACGGCGGTGACCCGGGACACCGTGCGCCTCGCCGACGGCCGCGAGCTGCCGAGCGAGGTCACCGTCTGGACCGCCGGGTTCGGTGTTCCGGACCTGGCCGCCCGCAGTGGTCTGAGCACCGACAGCCTGGGGCGCCTGCTCACGGACGAGACGCTGACCAGCGTCGACGACGCCCGCATCGTGGCGGCCGGCGACTCCGCCGCACCCTCGGGCCTGCCCCTGCGGATGAGCTGCCTCAACGCCATGCCTCTGGGCGCGCGGGCCGCGGACACCGTGCTCGGCCGGCTCGCGGGCGAGCAGCCGGACGGCATCCACCAGTCCTTCTACGCCCAGTGCGTCAGCCTGGGCCGCGGCGCGGGCATCTACCAGTTCGCCAACCGGTCCGACGTCGCGGTGTGGCTGCACATCGACGACAGCCTCGGCGCCAAGGTCAAGGAACTGATCTGCAAGAGCATCCCGAAACATCTGTCCGACGAGGCGCGCAAGCCCGGTTCGTTCCGCCTGCACCGCATTCCGGGAGGTGCCGCCAAGCGCCGGCAGCTGCTGCGCGCCCACCGCGCCGAGGCACCGGCGCCCGCGGGCAAGGTGGTCTGA
- a CDS encoding RNA polymerase sigma-70 factor, producing MNDDAIDPATEAFLAHRNLLFTVAYEVLGSAADAEDVLQETWLRWVEADQEQVRDQRAYLVRITTRQALNRLRTVKRRREAYVGPWLPEPLLTTPDVAEDVELAESVSMALMLVLETLSPIERAVFVLREVFDVGYDEIAHAVDKSAVAVRQIAHRARQHVDSRRPRRVVSANKGQAALESLHRAIETGDPQALLEVLAPEVVLVSDGGGIKHAALRPVTGADKVARMFVGSIGKLKGVLTAEPTAINGNPALLVRLNGEIDGVMAIREEDGQITGLYYVRNPDKLSHVASTTALTLH from the coding sequence ATGAACGACGACGCCATCGACCCGGCGACCGAGGCGTTCCTCGCCCACCGCAACCTGCTCTTCACCGTCGCCTACGAGGTGCTCGGCTCGGCGGCCGACGCCGAGGACGTCCTCCAGGAAACCTGGCTCAGATGGGTGGAGGCCGACCAGGAACAGGTGCGCGACCAGCGCGCCTACCTGGTCCGGATCACCACCCGCCAGGCCCTCAACCGGCTGCGCACCGTGAAACGGCGCCGTGAGGCGTACGTCGGCCCCTGGCTGCCCGAGCCCCTGCTCACCACACCGGACGTCGCCGAGGACGTCGAACTCGCCGAGAGCGTCTCGATGGCGCTCATGCTCGTGCTGGAGACGCTCTCACCGATCGAGCGCGCCGTCTTCGTGCTGCGCGAGGTCTTCGACGTCGGTTACGACGAGATCGCCCATGCCGTCGACAAGAGCGCGGTGGCCGTCCGCCAGATCGCGCACCGCGCCCGCCAGCACGTCGACTCCCGCCGCCCCCGCCGGGTCGTCTCCGCGAACAAGGGTCAGGCGGCTCTGGAGTCGCTGCACCGCGCGATCGAGACCGGGGACCCGCAGGCGCTCCTCGAGGTGCTCGCGCCGGAGGTCGTCCTGGTGAGCGACGGCGGCGGCATCAAGCACGCCGCGCTGCGGCCGGTCACCGGCGCCGACAAGGTGGCCCGCATGTTCGTGGGGAGCATCGGCAAGCTCAAGGGCGTGCTCACGGCCGAGCCGACCGCGATAAACGGCAACCCGGCGCTCCTGGTCCGGCTGAACGGCGAGATCGACGGCGTCATGGCGATCCGGGAGGAGGACGGACAGATCACCGGGCTCTACTACGTCCGCAACCCGGACAAGCTGTCGCACGTCGCGTCCACGACCGCCCTCACCCTGCACTGA
- a CDS encoding hemerythrin domain-containing protein: MAETNTRTEAPTETATRDVVELILRDHRRMEDLFRLMRSVEADRAQALREFADLLIAHAHAEEAKVYPALKRYKKIDDDEVEHGEEEHEEGNKALLALLEVDEVGSDEWDSKLEELVEAVTHHADEEERTILNGARENVAMERREELGDEFLAERERQLGTDCGSVENVRRIVGS; this comes from the coding sequence ATGGCCGAGACCAACACCAGGACCGAAGCCCCGACCGAGACAGCGACCAGGGACGTCGTCGAGCTGATCCTCCGCGACCACCGCAGGATGGAGGATCTCTTCCGGCTGATGCGCAGTGTCGAAGCCGACCGCGCTCAGGCACTGCGCGAGTTCGCCGATCTGCTGATCGCGCACGCGCACGCGGAGGAGGCGAAGGTGTACCCGGCCCTCAAGCGCTACAAGAAGATCGACGACGACGAGGTCGAACACGGCGAGGAGGAGCACGAGGAGGGCAACAAGGCGCTCCTCGCACTCCTGGAGGTCGACGAGGTCGGCTCCGACGAATGGGACTCCAAGCTGGAAGAGCTCGTCGAGGCGGTCACCCATCACGCCGACGAGGAGGAGCGCACGATCCTCAACGGCGCCCGCGAGAACGTGGCCATGGAGCGCCGCGAGGAACTGGGTGACGAGTTCCTCGCCGAGCGTGAGCGTCAGCTCGGGACGGACTGCGGCTCCGTGGAGAACGTGCGCCGGATCGTCGGCTCCTGA
- a CDS encoding ATP-binding protein has protein sequence MVTPLKNRASDEGQPAAPLRYRTTWETADASIGRARTAVRTLLAEAGHSPEHRPSQDAQLVVSELVTNALRHAPGPGALALEVHPDATLLRIAVSDSSPRPPRLRAHDARRVGGHGLHLVTRLCDRLDTTAHGTGKQVVAHLPLHGGER, from the coding sequence ATGGTCACCCCGCTCAAGAACCGGGCATCGGACGAAGGGCAGCCCGCGGCGCCGCTGCGGTACCGGACCACCTGGGAGACGGCAGACGCGTCGATCGGCCGGGCGCGAACGGCCGTACGCACCCTGCTCGCCGAGGCGGGCCACTCCCCGGAGCACCGGCCCAGCCAGGACGCCCAGCTCGTCGTCAGTGAACTGGTCACGAACGCGTTGCGCCACGCCCCGGGCCCGGGCGCCCTGGCGCTGGAAGTGCACCCCGACGCGACCCTGCTGCGCATCGCCGTCAGCGACAGCTCGCCGCGCCCACCGCGCCTGCGGGCCCACGACGCACGGCGCGTCGGCGGCCACGGTCTGCACCTGGTCACCCGGCTGTGCGACCGGCTGGACACCACCGCCCACGGCACAGGCAAGCAGGTCGTCGCCCACCTGCCTCTGCACGGCGGCGAGCGCTAG
- a CDS encoding SpoIIE family protein phosphatase, translating into MAGPDRTDTHGALPGAAPADPAGAALEALGTGAYVVNEQGRIVAVNVRGTQLLRRTAEELLGHDAHDLLHRDAHGQPLPQSQCGMRQAFHAGRTAQGDEDYFALGDGSVLPVAWLVTPFGHPGHEYGTLVVFHARPVPEPDTRARPASALLPEIDRLALLAATTARLTSTLDVDEALGRLVGLVVPRLADWIIIDLITERDEVWRTVVTEADGDTLIGHEELQGPMPPIPERSPMPLSRALRGVASTLAGPETYQGAPDSGIAVEQRRLFDATGIHSAAIAPVRSTRAVLGALTLGRAKQPGDFNAADLPLIEDIARRAGLALDNARLYQRQRKVAETMQNHLLPQMPRVPGLQMTVRYLPAPDASQVGGDWYDAFSLSDGATALAIGDVVGHDLEAAAGMAQVRNMLRAYAWALREPPSQIVQRLDEALNHITDVSMATMILARLEETDTGQWHLTWTNAGHPPPLLITHDGLAHYLQDGHNILLGASSRARRTDATTQLPPGATLLLYTDGLIEEHGHTLDAGLTRLRQHAAALAHRPLTSFTDHLLHRVRPTANDDDVALLALRTPARATDARTLE; encoded by the coding sequence ATGGCAGGACCGGACCGTACCGACACCCACGGCGCACTGCCCGGGGCGGCACCGGCGGACCCGGCCGGCGCGGCACTGGAAGCCCTCGGCACCGGCGCCTACGTCGTGAACGAGCAGGGCCGGATCGTCGCCGTCAACGTCCGCGGCACACAGCTGCTGCGCCGCACGGCCGAGGAACTCCTCGGCCATGACGCCCACGACCTGCTGCACCGTGACGCCCATGGCCAACCCCTGCCCCAGAGCCAGTGCGGCATGCGCCAGGCCTTCCACGCCGGACGCACCGCCCAGGGCGACGAGGACTACTTCGCGCTGGGCGACGGGTCCGTGCTGCCCGTCGCATGGCTGGTCACACCCTTCGGCCATCCGGGGCACGAGTACGGGACCCTCGTCGTCTTCCATGCGCGCCCCGTGCCCGAACCCGACACGCGAGCCCGGCCCGCCTCCGCCCTGCTGCCCGAGATCGACCGGCTGGCCCTCCTGGCGGCGACCACCGCGCGGCTCACCTCGACCCTGGACGTCGACGAGGCCCTGGGCCGGCTGGTGGGGCTGGTCGTACCGCGGCTCGCGGACTGGATCATCATCGACCTGATCACCGAACGCGACGAAGTGTGGCGGACCGTCGTGACCGAGGCGGACGGCGACACCCTGATAGGCCACGAGGAACTCCAGGGACCGATGCCGCCCATCCCCGAGCGGTCTCCGATGCCGCTGTCGAGGGCGCTGCGCGGAGTCGCGTCCACCCTGGCGGGACCGGAGACCTACCAGGGGGCGCCCGACTCCGGGATCGCCGTCGAGCAGCGCCGCCTCTTCGACGCGACCGGCATCCACTCCGCCGCCATCGCCCCGGTCCGCAGCACCCGCGCCGTCCTGGGAGCGCTCACCCTGGGCCGCGCCAAGCAGCCCGGCGACTTCAACGCCGCCGACCTCCCCCTCATCGAGGACATCGCGCGCCGCGCCGGGCTCGCGCTGGACAACGCGCGCCTGTACCAGCGTCAGCGCAAGGTCGCCGAGACCATGCAGAACCACCTGCTGCCGCAGATGCCGCGGGTGCCCGGACTCCAGATGACGGTCCGCTACCTCCCCGCGCCCGACGCCTCACAGGTGGGCGGCGACTGGTACGACGCCTTCTCCCTCTCGGACGGCGCCACCGCCCTGGCCATCGGCGACGTCGTCGGCCACGACCTGGAGGCCGCGGCCGGCATGGCGCAGGTCCGCAACATGCTCCGCGCCTACGCCTGGGCCCTGCGCGAACCGCCCAGTCAGATCGTCCAACGGCTCGACGAGGCCCTCAACCACATCACCGACGTGAGCATGGCCACCATGATCCTGGCCCGGCTGGAGGAGACGGACACGGGCCAGTGGCACCTGACGTGGACGAACGCCGGCCATCCGCCCCCGCTGCTGATCACGCACGACGGCCTGGCCCACTACCTCCAGGACGGCCACAACATCCTCCTGGGCGCGTCGTCGCGTGCGCGTCGTACCGACGCGACGACCCAGCTGCCTCCCGGGGCGACCCTCCTGCTCTACACCGACGGCCTGATCGAGGAGCACGGTCACACCCTCGACGCGGGCCTCACCCGGCTCCGTCAGCACGCCGCAGCGCTGGCCCACCGCCCCCTGACCTCCTTCACCGACCACCTCCTGCACCGTGTCCGCCCCACCGCGAACGACGACGACGTCGCCCTCCTCGCCCTGCGCACGCCGGCCCGCGCGACGGACGCCCGCACCCTGGAGTGA
- a CDS encoding alpha/beta fold hydrolase → MTTSGESLIRIVETPTLAIGARVEGPESGWPVVLLHGFPYDVHSYDAVTALLLPRGARVVTPYLRGFGPTRFRDPRAVRSGQQAAIGTDVADLIRESGLDAPVLAGFDWGGRAACVAAALWPELVGGLVAIGGNEIQDIAGSAEPTDALAESRHWYQYYLHSERGRAGLTRYRREIARQLWEEWEPGREIDTEAFARTAAAFDNPDFVDVAVHSYRHRYGLVPGGARYDEAERLLADKPVIDVPTIVLDPTEDPVTVPRGTEEHRTSFSDLVGHTHVSAGHDTPRDAPEAVAAAVLDVHARIRRTS, encoded by the coding sequence GTGACGACTTCCGGGGAAAGCCTCATCCGCATCGTCGAGACGCCCACGCTCGCGATCGGGGCGCGCGTCGAGGGCCCCGAGTCCGGCTGGCCGGTGGTCCTGCTGCACGGCTTCCCCTACGACGTCCATTCCTACGACGCCGTCACGGCGCTCCTCCTCCCGCGGGGTGCCCGGGTCGTCACCCCGTACCTGCGGGGGTTCGGCCCGACGAGATTCCGCGACCCGCGGGCCGTGCGCAGCGGGCAGCAGGCCGCCATCGGGACCGACGTCGCCGATCTGATCCGGGAGTCGGGACTGGACGCGCCCGTCCTGGCCGGCTTCGACTGGGGCGGGCGAGCCGCCTGTGTGGCCGCGGCGCTGTGGCCGGAGCTGGTCGGCGGGCTCGTCGCGATCGGGGGCAACGAGATCCAGGACATCGCCGGGAGCGCCGAGCCGACGGACGCGCTCGCCGAGAGCCGCCACTGGTACCAGTACTACCTCCACTCCGAGCGCGGTCGCGCCGGCCTCACCCGGTACCGACGGGAGATCGCCAGGCAACTGTGGGAGGAGTGGGAGCCCGGCCGGGAGATCGACACGGAGGCCTTCGCCCGCACGGCCGCGGCCTTCGACAACCCGGATTTCGTCGATGTCGCCGTCCACTCCTACCGCCACCGGTACGGGCTGGTGCCGGGCGGCGCACGGTACGACGAGGCCGAGCGGCTCCTCGCGGACAAGCCGGTGATCGATGTCCCGACGATCGTGCTGGATCCGACCGAGGACCCCGTGACCGTGCCGCGCGGCACGGAGGAACACCGGACGTCCTTCAGCGACCTGGTCGGCCACACCCATGTGTCCGCCGGGCACGACACCCCTCGTGACGCGCCCGAAGCCGTCGCGGCCGCCGTCCTCGACGTGCACGCCCGGATCCGTCGCACCTCCTGA
- a CDS encoding GNAT family N-acetyltransferase: protein MTAFTILDDSTAWRAGFEQRLRASYAAAGLGVGAVEHRLDEVRAGVGGWTVAAVTDAGTYLGHVAVTVADDNGTPAGRIVDLRVEPPHTGRGHEHAARDWAEQWCAERGARRLDVRLTEPAGELFGDYPVRGQLRTRAIGSPPEPVDGVTARPMTQAEYPGWLASEKRAYVGDIVRSGALSPAEAARKSDRDFAKLLPQDLATPDNSFLVLERAGEPIGTGWLKHGHLPGVTYGYSLHIQDKHRGKGHGRAAMAVGERATLAAGDSALMFTVWGGNEVAMNLYTSAGYRVLEEGRSIALPRSATS from the coding sequence GTGACAGCATTCACCATCCTTGACGACAGCACGGCGTGGCGTGCGGGCTTCGAGCAGCGGTTACGGGCGTCGTACGCCGCGGCCGGTCTCGGCGTCGGCGCGGTGGAGCACAGGCTGGACGAGGTCCGGGCCGGCGTCGGCGGGTGGACCGTCGCCGCGGTGACCGACGCCGGTACGTACCTGGGGCACGTCGCCGTGACCGTGGCCGACGACAACGGCACGCCGGCGGGCCGCATCGTCGACCTGCGGGTCGAGCCGCCCCACACAGGCCGGGGGCACGAGCACGCGGCCCGGGACTGGGCCGAGCAGTGGTGCGCGGAGCGCGGGGCACGCCGCCTGGACGTTCGGCTCACCGAGCCCGCCGGGGAGCTGTTCGGCGACTACCCCGTCCGCGGACAGCTCAGGACGCGGGCCATCGGTTCCCCGCCCGAGCCGGTCGACGGTGTCACCGCACGGCCGATGACGCAGGCCGAATACCCCGGGTGGCTCGCCTCCGAGAAGCGCGCCTACGTCGGCGACATCGTCCGCTCCGGAGCCCTGAGCCCGGCGGAGGCCGCACGCAAGTCCGACCGCGACTTCGCGAAGCTGCTCCCCCAGGACCTGGCCACACCGGACAACTCCTTCCTGGTGCTCGAGCGGGCGGGCGAGCCGATCGGTACCGGCTGGCTGAAGCACGGCCATCTGCCGGGCGTCACGTACGGCTACTCCCTCCACATCCAGGACAAGCACCGCGGCAAGGGCCACGGGCGCGCCGCGATGGCGGTCGGCGAACGCGCGACCCTCGCGGCCGGTGACTCGGCACTGATGTTCACCGTGTGGGGCGGCAACGAGGTGGCGATGAACCTCTACACGAGCGCCGGTTACCGCGTCCTGGAGGAAGGCCGCTCGATCGCACTCCCCCGCTCCGCGACGAGCTGA
- a CDS encoding non-reducing end alpha-L-arabinofuranosidase family hydrolase, whose protein sequence is MKPLRKVGRRRTRVLGLLVTSVLLATGTATATQSASAQPTAAASTLGAQAAQSGRYFGTAAAAGKLGDGTYTGILDREFNAVTPENEMKWDATERSRGSFSFGPADQIVNRAQAHGQRMRGHTLVWHSQLPGWVGGIGDAATLRSVMNNHITTLMSRYRGRIYAWDVVNEAFADGGSGQHRSSVFQNALGNGFIEEAFRTARSADPSAKLCYNDYSIENWSDAKTQGVYRMVRDFKARGVPIDCVGFQAHFGAGGPPSSFQTTLSNFAALGVDVQITELDIAQASPSAYASSVRACMNVARCTGITVWGIRDSDSWRVGQNPLLFDNNGGKKAAYQSVLSALGGTAASRSATTTTQRPSAATDMAATSAAPSTSAGSKASAAALPSSFRWSSSGALIAPKPDATHAIAGIKDPTVVYHNGKWHVFASTAQSSGYNLVYLSFTDWSQAGSATHHYLDRTAIGSGYRAAPQVFYNAPQRLWYLVYQTGNASYSTNPDISNPNGWSAPRNFYSSMPDIIRQNIGNGYWVDMWVICDSANCYLFSSDDNGHLYRSQTTVGQFPNGFTNTVIALQDSKNALFEASNVYKVQDTNQYLLLVEAIGSDGRRYFRSWTSTSLGGGWTALAASEGNPFARANNVTFPSGAWTRDVSHGEMIRASNDQTLTISSCRMQYLYQGLNPNAGGDYNSLPWRLALLTQTNPTC, encoded by the coding sequence ATGAAGCCCCTCAGGAAAGTCGGCCGACGCCGAACGCGGGTTCTGGGCCTGCTGGTCACCTCGGTCCTGCTGGCCACGGGCACCGCCACTGCCACACAGTCGGCTTCCGCCCAGCCCACCGCGGCCGCGAGCACCCTCGGTGCCCAAGCGGCCCAGTCGGGGCGCTACTTCGGCACGGCGGCGGCCGCCGGGAAGCTCGGCGACGGCACGTACACCGGCATCCTCGACCGCGAGTTCAACGCGGTGACGCCGGAGAACGAGATGAAGTGGGACGCCACTGAACGATCGCGCGGCTCGTTCAGTTTCGGTCCCGCCGACCAGATCGTCAACCGCGCCCAGGCCCACGGTCAGCGGATGCGCGGCCACACCCTCGTCTGGCACTCCCAACTGCCCGGCTGGGTCGGCGGCATCGGTGACGCGGCCACGCTGCGCAGCGTGATGAACAACCACATCACGACACTCATGTCCCGCTACCGCGGCCGGATCTACGCCTGGGACGTCGTCAACGAGGCCTTCGCCGACGGCGGCAGCGGCCAGCACCGCTCCTCGGTGTTCCAGAACGCGCTCGGCAACGGCTTCATCGAGGAGGCGTTCCGCACCGCGCGGTCCGCCGACCCGTCGGCCAAGCTCTGTTACAACGACTACAGCATCGAGAACTGGAGCGACGCCAAGACCCAGGGCGTCTACCGCATGGTGCGCGACTTCAAGGCGCGCGGAGTGCCCATCGACTGTGTGGGCTTCCAGGCCCACTTCGGGGCCGGGGGCCCGCCGTCCTCCTTCCAGACGACGCTGTCCAATTTCGCGGCGCTGGGTGTCGACGTACAGATCACCGAACTGGACATCGCCCAGGCGTCGCCCTCGGCGTACGCGAGCAGCGTACGGGCGTGCATGAACGTCGCCCGCTGCACCGGCATCACCGTGTGGGGCATCCGGGACAGCGACTCCTGGCGCGTCGGGCAGAACCCGCTGCTCTTCGACAACAACGGCGGCAAGAAGGCGGCCTACCAGTCCGTCCTGTCGGCGCTGGGCGGCACGGCCGCGAGCCGGTCGGCCACCACCACGACTCAACGACCCTCCGCAGCGACGGACATGGCCGCCACATCGGCCGCACCGTCGACGTCGGCGGGGTCGAAGGCCTCGGCGGCCGCGCTCCCCTCCTCCTTCCGCTGGAGCTCCAGCGGAGCCCTGATCGCCCCGAAACCGGACGCGACCCACGCCATCGCCGGGATCAAGGACCCGACGGTCGTCTACCACAACGGCAAGTGGCACGTCTTCGCCAGCACCGCCCAGTCCTCCGGCTACAACCTGGTCTATCTGAGCTTCACCGACTGGTCCCAAGCCGGTTCGGCCACGCACCACTACCTGGACCGCACCGCCATCGGCTCCGGCTACCGGGCCGCGCCGCAGGTGTTCTACAACGCCCCGCAGCGCCTGTGGTACCTCGTGTACCAGACGGGCAACGCCTCGTACTCCACGAACCCCGACATCAGCAACCCCAACGGGTGGAGCGCACCCCGCAACTTCTACTCGTCGATGCCGGACATCATCCGGCAGAACATCGGCAACGGTTACTGGGTCGACATGTGGGTGATCTGCGACAGCGCCAACTGCTATCTGTTCTCGTCCGACGACAACGGACACCTCTACCGCTCGCAGACGACCGTCGGCCAGTTCCCCAACGGGTTCACGAACACGGTCATCGCCCTCCAGGACAGCAAGAACGCCCTGTTCGAGGCGAGCAACGTGTACAAGGTGCAGGACACCAACCAGTACCTGCTCCTGGTGGAGGCCATCGGCTCCGACGGGCGGCGCTACTTCCGCTCCTGGACCTCGACCAGCCTCGGCGGCGGCTGGACGGCGCTCGCCGCGTCCGAGGGCAATCCCTTCGCCCGGGCGAACAACGTCACCTTCCCTTCGGGCGCCTGGACCCGGGACGTCAGCCACGGCGAGATGATCCGCGCGAGCAACGACCAGACGCTCACGATCAGCTCCTGCCGGATGCAGTACCTGTACCAGGGGCTCAACCCGAACGCCGGCGGTGACTACAACAGCCTCCCGTGGAGGCTCGCCCTGCTCACCCAGACCAACCCCACCTGCTGA